In Apium graveolens cultivar Ventura chromosome 10, ASM990537v1, whole genome shotgun sequence, the following are encoded in one genomic region:
- the LOC141691880 gene encoding uncharacterized protein LOC141691880 → MCMKKPYMFMTDIVPGPNSIGKDINVCLRPLIDELKILWNTGVKTYDQSLKQNFTMRAAIMWTISDYPAMSMISGWSGKGKMGYQVCLGSMQGFRLKYYGKCSFYGTNRIFLESNDPLRQKSNLFDNEERRLFRGRLSGEGVKELLDGLVFHHPERLIRRALCLLEMIFPQSWFDSMEHLVVHLAEEIRLARPAYWHWMYLIERLLGKLKQKVGNKARVEGSIVQRYMEEEILNICSFYFASDTIHNKVRRNEVLFGVQNSENLEVFNYPIQSLGKEGTRYMSDDERELAEEYVLLNSPEVQPYLRKYQDRVMRQRPETTPQDLDRIVKSRFKTWFKQNVDKDEVEGPRFRDLLEGPVLKVMTFETCQVNGYKFLTKSASGSGIVVKGNLHRNNLDYYGQLHEIIRLIYQGCNHVYLFKCIWFDSVGNGVKIDKNHVITIDMTSRLKSNEIFILASQVSQVYYAPSVLDPKAKIYTMVKSKSRPIDESIIAQNDIEDAFQEDRSNASTSFSLFVDFA, encoded by the exons ATGTGTATGAAAAAGCCTTATATGTTCATGACCGATATAGTTCCGGGTCCAAATAGTATTGGAAAAGATATTAACGTTTGTCTAAGGCCTCTCATCGATGAATTGAAGATATTGTGGAATACCGGGGTGAAGACATACGATCAAtctttgaaacaaaattttacaATGAGAGCGGCTATTATGTGGACAATTAGTGATTATCCCGCTATGAGTATGATAAGTGGGTGGTCGGGCAAAGGAAAGATGGGATATCAAGTGTGTCTTGGAAGCATGCAAGGGTTTCGATTAAAATATTATGGAAAATGTAGTTTCTATGGCACGAACCGAATATTCCTTGAATCAAATGATCCACTCCGTCAAAAAAGTAATTTGTTTGATAACGAAGAAAGAAGATTGTTTCGTGGTCGTTTGTCCGGTGAGGGTGTTAAGGAATTACTTGATGGTTTAGTTTTCCACCACCCGGAAAGACTAATTCGAAG AGCGTTGTGTTTGTTGGAAATGATTTTTCctcaaagttggtttgattcgaTGGAACACTTGGTTGTACATTTAGCCGAAGAAATTAGACTTGCTAGACCTGCTTATTGGCATTGGATGTATCTGATTGAGCGTTTGTTGggcaaattaaaacaaaaagtcgGTAATAAAGCAAGGGTTGAGGGGTCAATTGTCCAACGATATATGGAGGAGGAGATTCTTAATATTTGTTCCTTTTATTTTGCCTCTGACACGATCCATAATAAGGTACGTCGTAACGAGGTTTTGTTTGGTGTGCAAAATTCCGAGAATTTAGAAGTGTTCAATTATCCAATTCAATCTCTTGGAAAGGAAGGAACTCGATACATGAGTGATGATGAACGAGAGTTAGCGGAAGAATATGTTCTTTTAAACTCTCCTGAAGTTCAACCTTATCTGAG gaagtaccAAGATCGTGTTATGCGACAACGCCCGGAAACAACACCTCAAGATTTAGATCGTATTGTCAAAAGTCGATTTAAAACTTGGTTTAAACAAAAt GTTGATAAAGATGAGGTGGAAGGACCTCGTTTTAGGGACTTACTTGAAGGGCCggtattaaaagttatgacttttGAGACTTGTCAAGTTAATGGATATAAATTTTTAACAAAATCTGCATCCGGTTCTGGTATTGTTGTTAAAGGAAATTTGCACAGAAATAATCTTGATTATTATGGTCAACTACATGAAATTATTAGACTTATTTATCAAGGATGCAATCATGTATATTTGTTCAAATGTATATGGTTTGATAGTGTTGGTAATGGTGTGAAGATTGATAAGAATCATGTGATTACAATTGATATGACTTCAAGATTGAAGTCAAATGAGATTTTTATTTTAGCTAGTCAAGTCTCACAAGTATATTATGCTCCTAGTGTATTGGATCCAAAAGCGAAAATATATACGATGGTCAAATCTAAAAGTCGCCCAATTGATGAATCTATCATTGCGCAAAATGATATAGAGGACGCTTTTCAGGAAGATAGATCTAATGCATCGACCTCGTTTTCGCTCTTTGTCGATTTTGCATAA